In Piliocolobus tephrosceles isolate RC106 chromosome 18, ASM277652v3, whole genome shotgun sequence, the DNA window TAACTGAAACAAATCAGGGTACAAAACAGGCAGTATGCCAGGAATTTTGTAAGAATAAATAATAGGTTTCTACACATACACGTGAAAATCTAGAGGGAAGAATGCCAATGCGTTGACGATGATAATTTTGGGGCAGTGGGGTTTGGGGtggtttttaatttccttcttcacatttttctgtatAAACTCTTTATAATTAGGGTGTGCACTGATTATGACTTCTTGAGTCACAAGAGTCAATAATACCCAGCATAAACCAGCTCAAAAGCAAAGGGAAATTTTTTGTCCCCAAGACTGAAGAGCTGGCTTCAAGCGCTGTTTCACTGGGACTCAGACATCACTGGGACCAGTTACCATCTTTTTTGTGTGGATCCCAGTGTCACACTGCCAGGATAGCAGCTGACGGTTTAGGTTCAGCAGGAAAAAGTGCCACCTGTTTGCTCATAAAGATCGCCTTGCTTACTCTCATCTCTGGAATGAGTTACATCCACATCTCCAAGACCAATCTATGAACGTACCAGAATTCTCCATTTACTTTGATTTCCTTTAACGCCACTCggtaaagtttcatttttctccctAAAGTTTTTGAGATTTCTGATGTTGTTTTAAACTAAATTCTTGGTTTGGGGTTTCCTGGATCACGTTGCTGATATGAATATAGGCTGAAATCCACCAGGAATGGTGAGGGGGTCTTCTCAGGGATGCTTTTCCCCTACTTTATTCAGTACCAAGGCAATAGACCCCTACAGTGCCCTgcaggtggagggaggggagCTGGTAACTCATGGCTGAGGTTTACTCTGAGGGTGTAGCCCTGCAGGGACCCAGCAAAATGTGTGTGCGGCTGGGATTGGTGGGCAGCTCTGGGGAGGCTCCCAGCTTTGGTGGGACCTGGacttctttgtttctgttgcccTCCCTCCTCTGCGTCGTCGAAACTGCAGCTTACCTTCAAATCTGGGTCATCAAATCTTTTCAGGGCAAAGTTCATTTTGGCTTCTGCTTACCTTTCTGGCTTTAGACAGGTAATTCCTTATGTTATTTTGGTTCTTTGATGTTTCCATAAACGTTAAAATATTAATCCAGCATGATGAGCTGTTGTCCATGAGAGGCAAATTTGAATAACCTAGGCTGCCATTGGCCCCAGCAGAAAGCgactagtttccaaattctgatTCAGACCAAAACAAGAGTTTAGAactaaagaggaaaagaaggtaGTGAGGCTCTCTTtgcttaatatatttacatattgctTAATATGCTTCTTCGTTTCAGTATGGCAATATTGGTAAACAGCAGAACtagaaatgaatttgaaaatgtatataaaatttttattctcagaaataaaaactttattgttCTGTGAGTtaggagaataaaataataagacttCGTAATGGTTTAAACAGTTAGTTTATAAAATTCCATTATGTTATTCATTTTAGCTCAATGATTATACTGATGTATGTTCCCTCTAAGCACTGACCCAGGACTTGACTTTAAGGCAGCTTAACTCATGTTCTTCACAGATGTGaaggttttatttcaaaattattttagtggTGAAGTAGATATAGAATAAACTGTAAAACAATTATGTTTTGCCAATTTTCTCCTTGAGGACGATTGCAGATTTGTACTTCTTATACAGGAATACAGGCTGTCAAGTAGAAATAATTCCTTTCAATGCTTTGGAAAGAAGTTAgtggaacaaaatttaaaatattgtgtgtATACTCTCTACATAATTTCATAGTATCAAagtgtataatatataatctttGAATGCAAATAGCGAAACAtttcttgaacatttttaaattcagggaTTTCACAGTACAATGAATATATATTAGTAAATAGGATGATCTTTGTGGAATACAATAAAACATTAATGCATTTGATTTTTTATGGAAATTAGGAAAATTTCTCAAGTCCTTTTCCTGGACTTTTCACTGCACTTGACACTGTGAGCTCCTGATGCTTCCTTCTCCCCAGCCTCCCTGACCTAACCTCTGCTTTCTGACTTGAGCCGACTGTCTCCgtcctctttcctccctccccactctgccAGCATCAGTAGCGCTTCACTCCCTGCACTTGCACACACACCTCCAGCTGACATGTCTACGTGGATGACTCCCCAAATGCTGTCAGTTCCTGAGATTCCATCTCATCGATGGGTTACCTTTACCGGGGTCTTCCGCTAATGCTACCAACCCAGTTTGTAACACATAAACCAGGCATCTATCTGCTAACATTGTTTCCTACCACgccttcattttctgtttttaagaagcAACACTCTCCTTGCAGTGACTCAAGCTTGAAAATGCAGTTTCATCTCTGCCTCCACCTCTATAGCACACGGTGATCTCAGCTTTCCAGGAGCTGCCATTTCTGGGTCTGTCCCTGAGGTCTGATTTTCTATCTCTGCCCTCTGGATTCCTTTTCTGAAAGTCTCCGGATGACTTCATGGCGCTGGCCTGGGACAACCTTCTAGTTTCATCTGCAGTCATTCTGCTCCCAACATGAAGCTCCTGCTGAACACACCAGAATCGGCCTCTGCTGCTCCCTAAACACACATGCATCTTCATGCCTCTGCTCATCGTAGTCTTTCTCTTTGGAATGGCCTTCTTCCCATTTCTCCTGTGACCCAAATGTGCTCTTCCTCCAAGGTCCCTAGGGTACTTAATGCCAGTCAGTAAAGGAGACTGAAAAAATGCATCCAGAGATGTTAAGACTGTAACGGCCATGGGAGAACagcatttaaaaaaggaaataatcaaaagcAATGATATTtaggggaaaatgaaaataaggatTTAGAAAAGTCCCCTGATGACTCTTCTCTAAGGAGCTGTCTGTTCTTGCGATTTCCAGTCCTGGTCTCCCTTCTCTCTTAGATCCACTCCAGTAGGGCTTCTACATCACTCCACGGAAACTGCTTCATCACTCCACGGGTAACAATGGTCCCCATGTGTAAAACCCCATGGTCAATTCCCAGTCCTCTTCTTACTCCAAAACCTACTCCTTCTCATCGCAGTTGACGATAACCCCATGCTACCAAGTGAGCCAATAATCTTGCTGCCATCTTACACACTTTTCTCTGAAATCCCCAAGGCAGTGGGCTCTCCCCTTCAGAATCCTTACTTCCCATACCGTCTGCTGCTACTACAGTGGTGCAAGCCATCATTGCCATCTGTttcttggatttttgttttgttttgttttttgagatggagtcttgctctgtcacaaggctggagtgcagtggtgatcctggctcactgcaacctccagttcctgggttcaagcgattctcctgcctcagcctcttgagtagctgggattataggcatgtgccaccacacccaggtaatttttatatttttagtagagacgggctttcactatgttggccaggatagtctcgatctcctgaccttgggatctgccctccttggcctcccaaagtgctgggattacaggcgtgacccaccacacctggccacttctTGGATTCTTAACTGGTGTGCCTGTTTCTTCTCATACCCCCGCCCCCCCCAACCCAAGTCTATTCATAACACAGTAGCCAGAAGGGTCCTGTTGAAACCTAAGTCAGATCACTTCACTTCTTTGGCCTCAACCCCATTTTAGTCAGAGTAAAGCGAATCCTCCTCTCTGCTCcttgtactctagcctaggctcCCCCTGAAACATTCTGCAAACACACAGGTCGTTCCTCATGCCTGGGAAGTACATCCTTCAGAGGACAACTCCACGTGGCCAACTTGCTCTTCTCCTTCAAGTCTCTGCTCAAGAAGGCCTACCCTTACTATTTCTCTTAccttgctctgtttttttttacttttccactGTACTTGCCATTTTCTAAtgcattatataatttaattacttATGCTTATCATCTGTGCCTGCCTGCTAGAATGTAATTTCAGTGTTCACAGATATATTGTGAGTATCTACAATAATGGAATACTAAAATATTTGTCGAATGAAAGCATGAAGGCCTTTGGAGAATAAAAGTTCTATGAAGCACTAAGGACATAAGGTAGTTTACATGGGTCCAGCAGCAAATACATGTGAAGAAATGCAGCCACAGAGGGAAAGAAACTTGTAATTTATCTAAGCCTTTCCATTCCTATACAGAGTCACTGTGACATATGAAAACTACATCTATTAGAAAtgcctttattattttcaattttgaatAAGACACTGTAGCGTACAACAATGTGAACATTTTAAACATCAAAACATAAAGACCATGACatgcttaaatatttataaatactatCCTTAAGTATCAATAAATACTCAATATATTAGCAGTTTCAGCATAATACCCCATCATATGCAATTTGAAAACACAGCAAAAATTGGTCAACTGGTTAGTCAAATAAAAGCTGATCATTAACaaatccatatttttttttacctttttactaCAGTAAgcaacaaatgcaaataaaaatgtgtaattatgatatataataaaataaaaacaaatatagtaAGCAACCAATACTGTGAAACATAATATATGAGTATGTGAGAAGCACGTTTGCATTCCTAGAAATATGATTCTTGGCATTAATTTTGACATTGccatagattttttaaagtaaaaaataggcaaacataaaattatttgcttatggttttaaaattaaaatggttcTAAAACTCATGTATAATTGGAATATAAGAACAATTTCTGGGGGGAGGGCGGTCCATACTGCATATAAATCACCAATAACTTACACAAAGAAGTAAAATGTAGCTTCCCCTAATTAGATTTGGAATTATCTTGGCTTTCAAAACTTGCAATGTTTAAAATGAACCAAAATCTTATTGATTTCTCTGGTGATGCTGAACACAGAAATTTGATCTAGAACCTCTTTTTGGAACATGAAATATGAAATCAGCTATCTATATACCTATTTATATTAaatcttatatatatatgcatatatttttataactttcattaggataaatattttaagataaagataaaacctactttatacaaaaaaaacactaatattaACATGGCAGGTTTTGCCATTTAGGTTAACATTGATCTAACTCAAGTACTATActatatattctaaattttaGACACTAATGGAGTATAGGAGGGGGCTATCAAGATTATTTATATAAAGACCTGGAAGATGTTAATACCACTTCAGTAGTGGATGTAtggttttcattattttgctCAGTGCAATAATAAGGTAAGTCTCCATTACCTGAGGCATAGTGACTGGGCAGTAACAGGAAGGTGGCCTGGGAATCTGTGGAACAGTGGAGAAGGCTGGTTTTAGGAATGATCACATGCTGTGGATGACTGTGCTCATCAAATCTGCATATTTACTAACGTTATTTTCACCACTGCCTCACAAACAAAATGACAGACCACTCTTTATAAGAGTCTACTAGATATCTATAATACAAACTTTGGAATGAGAAAAGCACACTCAAAATGGGCTTCAGACAAAATGCTTGTCCTTATGAAAATGGTAACATCATTGGGAAAGAGAGATAATTCTGGAAAACAGAAATGCTTACAGTAAAGGTATATAGCAAATTAATTAACACAATTTCAGGAGCAGAAGTTACATTTAATGTTTGAAGGAGAGTTTgtgtttacttttgcttttaattgCAATGGTTTACTGAAGTGGTGGAGACAATAAATCACATTTACAAAATCAGAGTTCAACTTATACTTGGATCTCTACTggctatttttatataattattgttTCAGTGGAATAGCCAATGAagattttggtttcttttaaatatattataacaattaaataatattttgtacatcaaacatataaaatgtttgaAAGCCAGAATAATATTCACTGTCTGAGAAGCTccacttctgtttctctttttctcaaatgttagataatttatttgtaatatggACCAGAAGGTCATTCTGGACATGTGCTTCAATACATATATATCCCTAAGTCTGTGCCGGGAACCCAGAATGAATGTGCTTGAGACTAGACCACCAGGCCTCAGAGGCTCAGGCCATGGCTGTCTCATCCATTTCTGCAGTGGACACAGTGTTTTCcccactgcctggcacacagaagatGCTAATGAGTATTGGTGGACACAGAAATCTCCACCCCAATAAAGGCTCCAGTTTTGTTGAGAAAtaggttttacatttattcaGGGCTTCCTGTTAGTTTGCATATAAAAGCAAAAGTGAAATTTAATGAGCCGGTAGAGATATGGTAGAGATCCCCAAAAGGTAATATATAtgcacattcttttttcttaaaatgtatactgtatcttatattagaaatatatacaCTTTAGTGTTTATGGGTAAAATTATATGATGTCTTGAATTTGCTTTAAAAGATTATAGCAAAATAAAAGCATGTCTGTGAGGAACAGATGAAACAGTGACAAAATATTAGTAACTGATAGATCTGGGCGATAGGTACTTAGAGATTCTTCATACTCTTATCTGTGCTTTATGTGGTTTGAAAATTtcaataacaaaaatgataaattcaaatttcaataataaaatagggcaaaataaagatattttcaaccATCAAAACTACTGTATAAGATATTTTGCAAAGGATATTTTGCAAAGATCTGCAGGAGACTATTTACATGACATTGTTGTAATAGTaaaaagttgggaagaactgaagCATCTGTCAATAGGGGACTAGTTAAATACAGAAACCCACATACAACAAAATGCTAcgcaaacattaaaaagaaactgtcGAGTGAAAAAGGAGGTTCCACAGCAGTCTGCAGAGCTGATTTCATGGTCACAGGAGTGTGAGAGACATCCGGAAGAGTGTTCGTTCTATATTCAGAATGGTCATCTCTGCAAAGAGAAATTACAGatggttttttaacttttttcttgaaaCTGCTCTGTACTACTCAAGCTTTTCACAGGagtatgtattaattttatatttaggggaaattattttctataatgattCCTTTAATTGAGAGCTAAATAATgtatacacatggacacagagtgcagaatgatagacaatggagactcagaagattagggggtgggaggggggtgaatgatgagaaattactgaattgggtacaatgtacattattccaATGACGAATACACTAAAAGCCCTCACTTTACCACTACAATACATCCATGTAGCAAAGTTGCACTTGTACCCCACaaatttatagaaatgaaatatttttaaaattctcattacGTTATTCTTTCTACCtgatgaaatgattttttaaatttactatttaTTGACTTTGAGACAGGCTCACTTtttcattcaggctggagtgcagtggcaaacacagttcactgcaacctccacctcccaggctcaagcaatcctcccacctcagcccccgaagtagctgggactacaggcatgcacaaccacgcccagctaatatttttggcaggggacggagtctcactctgtcacccaggctggagagcaatggcctgatctcggctcactgcaacctctgcttcccgggtttgagtgattcttctgccttagcctcccgagtagctgggattacaggcacctgccaccatgtctggctaatatttcgtattttcagtagagaaggggttttgccatgttgtccagtatcgaattcctgatctcaggtgatccacctgccttggcctcccaaatgctggaattacaggtgtgagccaccgtccgTGCCCagctctagtttttcttttttttttttttttttttgtggagatggggtctcacccttgttgcccaggctggtctggaactcctgagctcaagcaatccacctgcctcagcctcccaaagtgttggaattacaggcgtaagcccccACTCTtggatgattttttaattttaaaaattgtatcagGACTTTAGTAGTTCAAAGTGGAAAACTGCTATATTTCTAAAACAATATGAAACCTAGAatagatttcatttatttctaaaaatgcaaGTAACATCTTAAAGGCACATGCATTTTTCCCTCAATCACCTACTGAGtacattaaaatgttaagatgtcaaaaagtacataaaatacaACACATAACATATATAGGAATAGACTTAAATACCTTTTGGTTAATTAAAATCAGGCTGAAAATTCTGTTAGTTATAGGAAGAAACAGCAGTTGGAAAAGATAATGTTTTCTAGTTGGTTCTTAAAGAATCTGAATTGAAAGTATTCCAATAGTTCTATGTAAAAAATAAGTTGTGGGTATTTTAGTAATATGTTTGTTCTTAGAATGGAACAGATggcagaacaaaataaaatgtaatttccaGATGTATCATGTTGTAAATTCAGTGCCATGAACTCAGCATTATCAACTGAATATCACGTTTAAACATAGCCAGCACTGTAGCACTTTTCGAGTAAATTTTAACTAAATGATTAACCTTTGAAACATCATTTAAGGTTTATTATCTTGGGTAGGTATCCCAAAAAGTGGATATTGTAGTAGCTGTTCAAATCTTCTGTTTTTAGATAATCTGCTGCTGCTGTGTGAGCTCTTCCTAGTCTGCAAAGATCCCCAGAACAGAGTTGGGGGGAGCCCACAGAGGACCATTTGCACTCATCCCTCTTTGGAGTCATTACAAAACAGCTGCTGTGTACGGTCCTTATCCAAGGAGTGTACTCTTCCCACCATGTCctatttctttgctgattttaggatttcaaataattaatttaaaagtagCTGCTTttcaatggcagcaaaagccaaaattgacaaatgggatctaattaaactaaagagcttctgcacagcaaaagaaactaccatcagagtgaacaggcaacctacagaatgggagaaaatttttgcaatctactcatctgacaaagggctgatatccagaacctacaaagaactcaaacaaatttacaagaaaaaaacaaccccatcaaaaagtgggcaaaggatatgaacagacatttctcaaaagaagacattcatacaaccaacagacacatgaaaaaatgctcatcatcactcgccatcagagaaatgcaaatcaaaaccacaatgagataccatctcacaccagttagaatggcagtcattaaaaagtcaggaaacaacaggtgctggagaggatgtggagaaataggaacacttttacactgttggtgggattgtaaactagttcaaccattatggaaaacagtatggcaattcctcaaggatctagaactagatgtaccatatgacccagccatcccactactgggtatatacccaaaggattataaatcatgctgctataaagacacatgcacacgtatgtttattgcagcactattcacaatagcaaagacttggaatcaacccaaatgtccatctgtgacagactggattaagaaaatgtggcacatatacaccatggaatactatgcagccataaaaaaggatgagtttgcgtcctttgtagggacatggatgcagctggaaaccatcattcttagcaaactatcacaagaacagaaaaccaaacaccgcatgttctcactcataggtgggaactgaacaatgagatcacttggacttgggaaggggaacatcacacactggggcctatcatggggagggggtagtggggagggattgcattgggagttatacctgatataaatgacgaattgatgggtgctgacgagttgatgggtgcagcacaccaacatggcacaagtatacatatgtaacaaacctgcacgttatgcacatgtaccctagaacttaaagtataataaaaaaaaaaaaatgacttgtccagagaaaaaataaataaataaaaataaaagtagctgCTTTTTACTAAGAGGTTGGGGACCCCTAAACTTGGCAATCCCAATTAAGATAATGTAAAAGCAAATCAAAAGCTATCACCTCAGTTACCTGGTAGACATTTCCTTCTTTCAGGTCCATGTTCTAAGCGTTAGGAATGATGAGAGATGTCTTAGGTTTTGATTTATCTGAGTCAAGTATCTGTATTAGATTGAAGAATCACATTTTGTTACAAATTAACTGCATATACTTACAGTTGCTCTAAGGTAGATATTCTGTTTATTAATTAGTATGGTTCTAAATGATCTTGGGGAAATCATTTAATACTTATTTAGGGATTTTAAAGGTCTACCATATGATAAGTAGTGccaggttattattattatttttttttacctgcTTCCTAGAAGAACTGGATTGGCCATAGTGCACAGTATTGGAATGATGCTTCTTTGAAGTTTTGGAAGACTCTGgacataattttcttttagacCTGTGGGCTATTTTGCTTACTATCAACCTGTGGTCACTTGTACCAACTTCTTTAGCTTGATTTTCTGATTGCTGCTGTAGCAGTCGGGGATCTTCTGTTTCTCCATCTGATTCAAAAATGTGTGGCTGTCTTTTCAGTTTTAGTGACCCATGGCTTTTCCCTAAAATTTGTGTTATGCATTTCcctgttaaattttcttttcctttcttttggaagtCAACAGCACCTTTTACTACCCCTAAATTGTTATTTGACCTCAGCAACACTGCACTGTTAGAtagttgcttatttttgtttaaacttACAGTGGATTTTCCACTAGAAGAGGGAAATTTTGTCATCTTTTCAGAAgactctgtatttttttcttgcagaggTCTGGAATTCTCCTGATTTAAATTGTTAGCAGCCTGCATCTGAATGTTACTATTATATCTGTTTTTTATAGCTGGACCTAAATTCAGTTTGTCATGCTGGATCATACTAGTTTTGAGTGAAAACAATTTAGATTGTGTCACAacatgctgttttctttttgggCTGCCAAGTACTGAggtatttttgttcatttgtaacaatctatttttgaaaactggtacaaacTTAGGGGTGATGTTGCTTTGGGAGCTAAGATTTGTGTGTTGAACTTGAGCATTTCCTCTGTTGGGCATTAATATTTCCGAACGTAGTTGTGGAGCCCTGATAGACAGGGATTTCTTTCTACCCTGAACAGACTCTGGCTGGAGATGCAAAGCTGAGAAAATGCCTGCTGTTGGCTGGCTGACTGAAAGCTCCACCTTGTGGTCCACTGCTACTGAACATGGTAGACTTTGAGCACAGGCAGACTTTACGGAAGTGGCTTGAGTCAGAGAGGCCCTGAACATTTTTTTAGTGGTCAAATTGGGTGGCTTGACTTTGTGTTCCTGAAAggatagagatttaaaaaaaattaaaaatgttaataatgtccttaatggaaaagaaataaaatataaaataccatccaaataagaatataaagcaACACTATGATTTACAGAACaggtaaagaaaaaacaaaataaaaatgagcctTCTGGTGGAAATGTGTACATTTCTTAAGGTTTGTATCCTCCTTTAGATACTATCCAAGATACTATCTTAAGATAAAGGTATATACTACATTTCATATAAATCTACTATACAAACCATTCACACAGCTACCCATTGTCCTCCAAACATGCTCACGTTGCTGTCTTGCTCACTGAACAAGGTATGGCCTCTTTTAGATACTCAAAGTCCCACCTTCTCCCACCCATCAATCTACCATAGAGTGACTGTTTTCCTGTCAACTCTCCAAGGATCtgctataaattaaataatatttgtcaCAAAAAAGAATAGTACAATGTAAGCTATCTTATCTTTTAGTACACATGTTCCATCTTGCTAAGTAGGTACTAGATTCTTGGAGGGTAAGAACCAGGACTTATTTACTCTTAAATCCTTCACAGTCACTAAAAATccttgttgaaagaaattaataaagagGTGGCTGCACCTACACTAGGCCTTTAGGAATAAGTGGGATTTTGACTGCAGGGACGATGCTATCTGTGTCTTAATCGTTTATTTTTTCACTGCCTACCACAGTGCCTGGTACCTGGTAGCAATTCAGCAAGTATTTGTCAAAGAAATTTGTCAGATGCATTAAAAAGATTCAAGTGTTTacagtattttaaagatgaactatggattcacacacacatacacataaacaatataaaatttaccattttaaccatttttaagagaACAATTCAGTGACTTTAAGTCCATTTACCACTGTACTGTGTTATATAACCATCAACACTAttgccaaaaattttttttcattccaaaCAGAAACTTTATACTCTGTAAATAGTAAtttcctgtttcctcttccttctagcccctggtaacctctgttttactttctcttctaTGAATTTGCCCATTCTAGGTAccacatgtaagtggaatcataaaatatttgtctttttgtatctggcttatttcgcataatgttttcaaggttcatctatattgCAACATGAGTCAGGACTTATTCCTTTTAATGACTGACTATTCCCCTGTAcatatatagcacattttatGCACTCATCTGTTGGTGGAAAGTATTCTTTTAAAGTCCATGTCTATTGAGTCCTGTTGTCTGTAAAAGACTGATAGGTGGCAATAATCTGAAACACTGAACACCAAGTTCTTTTCTTACTTTCCCCATCAAAAAACAGGTTCACAgcttgaaataaacattttaaaactgctAGGAATAATATGCAAACTTGAATGACTGGTTTTTCTCTCCACTACTGGAGACTCCACTGTTGAATGAGGTTGAGAAGAGAATAGGAAAGATTTTGGGAAATCAGAGTTGGAAACAGGCACAAGTAAGAGACTAATCCAATTATCTATTAGGCATAAACAAGTCACACCAAAATGCAGTTGCTTTAAACCAATAATAATTATGTTATCATCTCTCACTATTCTGGGGGTTGGCTTGGCTTAGTTTGGCATCGCTCATGCTGTGTGGTTAGATACTCTGCACCTAGAGATCACTTCCTCTGTCACATGTGATAGGTGATGCTGGCTGTTGACTGGAATGCTGACAGACAGTCTCTTCCTGTGCTGGGGATCTCTCACAGATTGGACTCTAAGAACAAAAGTCCCCAGAAAGACTAGGTGGAAGCTGTTTCTCCTAAAGACCTAACCTCAGAGTATGTTGCATCACTCTGTCATAGGGACATCCAGACTCAAGAGAACAAGACCCATACCTCAATGACAGGAGTATTGTTCCATGACCAAAATGATGTGGAGAAGGAAATTCCAGGAAACTCAGTTCCATAATACTTAACTTGACATAATAGAAAGTCATTACAGCGAACAGTACTCCTCCTTCCATGTTGACTATTCTTGGGAAAAATGGAAAGTCTCCAAGAAAATATTGAGTGAGATTTGGGGGTGATGCTGAAAATAGGTGACTGGGATTCATTTCTGGAGATTACTTCAGTTGGAGGCTTACCCATACCACCAGGGCAAGAAGACATAGTATCTTAGTTTgttttggctgctataacaaagtaggtagtttataaacaacagttttggaggctgggaagtccaagatcaaggcagatcCCTGTTGGGCCTTTTAAATAAGAGCCCTAATCCTGTTTAGCACAGTTCTACCcccatgacctaattacctcccaaagaccctacctcctaatatcatcaccttgggagttagggtttcaacatttAAATTTTGGAGAAACACTTTCAGACCATAGCACATCCTTCTTAATTTGCCCATTATTTTCAAGGTATACAAAGAAAACCCAGCAAAGTTTCATGACCCTGAATGATGAAATACA includes these proteins:
- the C18H18orf63 gene encoding uncharacterized protein C18orf63 homolog gives rise to the protein MNDSRQQSLFFITLPDLNKLCAVRIILSNKVADTEIRTIQMKMCRQLLFLHQDILASPVSGILNQIWVVMAIPFYKARKLNAYVEKYGAKMEDPQRVIPVILQNCLSYSFMARLAPAWNRTGHLLIQGRDFLSQMGKQSAVVLNINVTETQVCLSIEACTIRLPPPELKEFEISQSIIKDFHTNKHAVIERHSILSNWCYVLPSMKMGQIINILHAIPPDCPFRSYGDFQRHWDALYGYKLPEDCGKIKIYCNIYFKMLGERTFTYPLSCIRSQPIQFFPRVDSEAVLKSFLSDLKSKLPHICGFPIKITSKPCYYTQELTKPNIQEHKVKPPNLTTKKMFRASLTQATSVKSACAQSLPCSVAVDHKVELSVSQPTAGIFSALHLQPESVQGRKKSLSIRAPQLRSEILMPNRGNAQVQHTNLSSQSNITPKFVPVFKNRLLQMNKNTSVLGSPKRKQHVVTQSKLFSLKTSMIQHDKLNLGPAIKNRYNSNIQMQAANNLNQENSRPLQEKNTESSEKMTKFPSSSGKSTVSLNKNKQLSNSAVLLRSNNNLGVVKGAVDFQKKGKENLTGKCITQILGKSHGSLKLKRQPHIFESDGETEDPRLLQQQSENQAKEVGTSDHRLIVSKIAHRSKRKLCPESSKTSKKHHSNTVHYGQSSSSRKQILDSDKSKPKTSLIIPNA